A region of Alteromonadaceae bacterium 2753L.S.0a.02 DNA encodes the following proteins:
- a CDS encoding RNase HII has product MIKLSAGVDEVGRGPLAGKVVAAAVILPENHNIVGLADSKKLSEKKRDKLFDEIKMHAISWNIASATVEEIDEINILHASLLAMKRAVENLSVQPEYVLVDGNRLPQWNYESEAVVKGDSKVESISAASILAKVTRDREMVMLDAKYPGYGFSGHKGYPTKLHLDALNRLGPCEIHRRSFGPVRELLSQKELF; this is encoded by the coding sequence GTGATTAAGCTTAGCGCGGGCGTCGATGAAGTGGGACGGGGGCCTCTGGCGGGCAAGGTGGTTGCCGCTGCTGTTATTTTGCCGGAGAACCACAACATAGTCGGACTGGCTGATTCAAAAAAATTATCAGAAAAAAAAAGAGATAAGCTGTTCGATGAAATAAAAATGCATGCGATAAGTTGGAATATTGCTTCTGCGACTGTCGAAGAAATTGACGAAATAAATATATTGCACGCGAGCTTACTGGCGATGAAGCGCGCCGTAGAAAATTTAAGTGTGCAACCAGAGTATGTGTTAGTTGACGGTAACCGCTTGCCGCAATGGAATTACGAATCGGAAGCTGTTGTTAAAGGCGATAGCAAAGTTGAATCGATCAGTGCTGCTTCAATACTGGCTAAGGTAACTCGTGATCGTGAAATGGTTATGCTTGATGCAAAATATCCCGGCTATGGCTTTTCGGGCCACAAAGGCTACCCTACAAAACTTCACCTCGATGCTTTAAATCGCCTCGGACCCTGCGAGATTCACCGTCGCAGCTTTGGGCCTGTACGCGAATTGTTGTCGCAAAAAGAACTTTTTTAA
- a CDS encoding UDP-3-O-[3-hydroxymyristoyl] glucosamine N-acyltransferase → MSSDSNQTLEALANFLGCNYEGDGAYHVDNIASLESACSTDVTFVAQEKYLKQLADCRAGIVVLKPEHNNEFSGNKLLVSDPYSAYARLSSLFDPRTKTSPGIHPSAIVDSSATLGEGVAVAANCVIGANANIGAGTELGIGCVVAANTRIGADCLLHANVTLYEHVMAGDRVIIHSGAVIGSDGFGFAPSKEHGWVKIHQLARVIIGNDVEIGSNSSIDRGALHDTVIENGVIIDNLVHIAHGVCIGENTAIAACVGIAGSTTVGKNCTIAGAVGITGHINIADNTHFLGGTIVSKGNTEPGVFGSAPRLQSAREWRRNAVRYTQLDDLAERIKKLEKSTK, encoded by the coding sequence GTGTCAAGTGATTCCAATCAGACCCTAGAGGCTTTGGCAAACTTCCTCGGTTGTAACTATGAAGGGGATGGCGCATATCACGTGGATAATATCGCCTCCCTGGAGAGTGCATGCTCTACTGATGTGACGTTTGTTGCGCAGGAAAAATACCTGAAGCAATTGGCCGATTGCCGTGCTGGTATCGTTGTTCTCAAGCCTGAACATAACAATGAGTTTAGTGGTAACAAACTCCTGGTGAGCGATCCGTATTCGGCTTATGCAAGGCTCAGTAGCCTGTTTGACCCGAGAACTAAAACTTCGCCCGGCATTCATCCCAGCGCAATTGTCGATTCATCCGCGACTCTGGGAGAAGGGGTTGCTGTTGCTGCAAATTGCGTTATTGGCGCAAATGCCAACATTGGCGCCGGAACTGAGCTCGGGATAGGCTGCGTGGTCGCCGCCAACACCCGAATTGGTGCTGATTGCCTGTTACACGCCAACGTTACTCTCTATGAACACGTGATGGCGGGAGATCGGGTGATCATACACAGTGGCGCGGTTATCGGCTCTGATGGTTTTGGATTTGCGCCGAGTAAAGAACACGGCTGGGTAAAAATTCATCAGTTGGCTCGCGTTATTATTGGCAACGATGTTGAGATTGGTTCCAATAGCAGTATTGATCGTGGCGCGTTACACGACACAGTAATCGAGAACGGTGTCATTATCGATAATTTGGTGCATATTGCCCATGGCGTATGCATCGGGGAAAACACGGCAATCGCAGCCTGTGTTGGTATAGCAGGTAGTACAACGGTTGGTAAAAATTGCACAATCGCCGGCGCAGTCGGCATCACTGGTCACATAAACATTGCCGACAACACTCACTTTCTCGGTGGAACCATCGTTTCCAAGGGCAACACTGAGCCCGGCGTTTTTGGGTCGGCACCGCGATTGCAGAGTGCGCGCGAGTGGCGCCGAAACGCAGTGCGCTATACTCAGCTTGACGACCTTGCAGAACGCATAAAAAAACTCGAAAAGTCCACCAAATAA
- a CDS encoding lipid-A-disaccharide synthase, which translates to MAATAIQDSLNIQRVGIVVGESSGDTLGAGLMRELKAQFPDCKFEGVGGPKMLAEGFDSLFKMDRLAVMGLFEPLKRLPELLRMRRDLREHFIANPPDVFIGIDAPDFNLTLEQRIREAGVTTAHYVSPSVWAWRQKRVFKVAKAVDLMLTLFPFEARFYEEHNIPVRFVGHTLADQIEMRVDAEQARSELGLTQTHKTFVALLPGSRAAEVRMLGRTFCEAAQLCLQQRGDLHFLIPAANAKRYAQLQQLLREFPELPVTLFQQHSHQVMAASDALIIASGTTALEAMLLKRPMVIAYRLAKLTYMIVSRMVKVRFFGLPNLLAGRQLVPELLQEGANPESISQELMKYLSDRSAAAALISEFDAMHESLRKNADHAAAMAICELVARKKGVFFYEEPVGD; encoded by the coding sequence ATGGCAGCGACAGCTATTCAAGATTCTCTGAATATACAGCGCGTCGGGATTGTGGTTGGAGAGTCCTCCGGTGATACCCTGGGCGCTGGTTTGATGCGCGAATTGAAAGCACAATTTCCCGATTGTAAGTTTGAAGGTGTTGGCGGCCCAAAGATGCTCGCCGAAGGATTTGATTCGCTGTTTAAAATGGACCGACTCGCTGTAATGGGCTTGTTCGAGCCGTTAAAACGGTTGCCTGAATTACTGCGCATGCGCAGAGATTTGCGCGAGCACTTCATCGCAAACCCGCCGGATGTTTTTATCGGCATTGATGCCCCGGATTTTAATCTCACTCTGGAACAACGTATTCGCGAAGCAGGAGTAACAACAGCGCACTACGTGAGCCCATCGGTTTGGGCATGGCGTCAAAAGCGGGTGTTCAAAGTTGCGAAAGCGGTCGATTTAATGCTCACGCTGTTTCCGTTCGAGGCGCGATTTTACGAGGAGCACAATATTCCAGTGAGGTTCGTCGGGCATACCCTTGCGGATCAAATTGAGATGCGCGTTGACGCTGAGCAGGCGCGCTCAGAATTAGGCTTAACTCAAACCCATAAAACATTTGTGGCTTTGTTGCCAGGCAGCCGCGCGGCAGAGGTAAGAATGTTGGGGCGCACATTTTGTGAAGCCGCACAGTTGTGTTTGCAACAGCGCGGCGATCTGCATTTTCTAATTCCTGCCGCTAACGCTAAGCGCTACGCGCAACTGCAACAACTTCTACGCGAGTTTCCTGAACTTCCTGTCACGCTTTTTCAGCAGCACTCGCATCAGGTGATGGCAGCATCTGATGCGCTGATTATTGCATCGGGCACTACGGCCCTGGAAGCCATGTTGTTAAAACGACCGATGGTGATTGCTTACCGTTTGGCAAAACTGACTTACATGATAGTGTCGCGGATGGTTAAAGTACGTTTTTTTGGGCTCCCCAATTTACTAGCGGGTCGGCAACTCGTTCCAGAACTACTCCAGGAAGGCGCCAATCCGGAATCAATTAGCCAAGAACTTATGAAGTATCTAAGCGATCGCAGCGCAGCCGCTGCGCTCATTTCAGAATTTGACGCAATGCACGAGTCATTACGTAAAAATGCTGATCACGCTGCGGCGATGGCAATTTGCGAATTGGTCGCTCGTAAAAAAGGCGTTTTTTTTTACGAGGAACCTGTCGGTGATTAA
- a CDS encoding 3-hydroxyacyl-[acyl-carrier-protein] dehydratase yields the protein MSDILEIRKYLPHRYPFLLIDRVVDFVPHESIVAYKNVSINEEVFQGHFPDFPVFPGVLLVEAMAQACGILGFKSLNKTPAEGSIYLFAGIDNVRFKRQVVPGDRVYFECKVVSAKRGIWKFDCVAKVDDQLVTSATIMCADRPVG from the coding sequence ATGAGCGACATTCTTGAAATCCGTAAATACCTGCCACATCGCTATCCGTTTTTGTTGATCGATCGTGTGGTGGATTTTGTGCCTCATGAATCAATCGTCGCCTATAAGAATGTTTCGATCAATGAAGAAGTTTTTCAGGGGCATTTCCCGGATTTTCCAGTATTTCCTGGAGTGCTGCTTGTTGAGGCGATGGCACAAGCCTGTGGAATTTTAGGCTTTAAAAGCTTAAACAAAACTCCGGCGGAGGGTTCTATTTACCTGTTTGCGGGAATCGATAATGTGCGCTTTAAGCGTCAGGTTGTGCCGGGTGATCGCGTTTATTTTGAATGTAAGGTTGTTTCCGCGAAACGCGGCATCTGGAAATTCGATTGTGTGGCCAAAGTTGATGACCAGTTGGTGACCAGTGCTACCATCATGTGCGCTGATCGGCCAGTTGGTTAA
- a CDS encoding outer membrane protein, whose protein sequence is MTIKQLLAGVTFTLMAAAASADHVAIFDPQGAVLQTKRAAKVMDTLKKNEEYTALTTQVESLQADLKAMAKEQETKGMTWSQEQSMEHRKKMEYVQADLQLAVKKLQAENSAVMNRLMQESQQNLREILSKLVQTDGIDIVIPAQGVIYANPKSDITAKVAAELDKLDK, encoded by the coding sequence ATGACTATTAAGCAATTGCTCGCGGGAGTTACATTCACCTTGATGGCAGCAGCTGCCAGTGCAGATCACGTTGCTATCTTTGATCCGCAAGGTGCGGTGTTACAAACCAAGCGCGCGGCGAAAGTGATGGACACACTCAAGAAGAACGAGGAGTACACGGCACTAACCACGCAAGTCGAGAGCCTTCAGGCCGACCTGAAAGCGATGGCGAAAGAACAGGAAACCAAAGGGATGACCTGGAGTCAGGAACAGTCAATGGAACATCGCAAGAAAATGGAATATGTTCAGGCGGATCTGCAATTGGCTGTAAAAAAACTACAGGCGGAAAACTCTGCGGTGATGAACCGTTTGATGCAGGAGTCTCAACAAAATTTGCGTGAAATTCTTAGTAAATTGGTACAAACAGACGGTATCGATATTGTAATTCCGGCGCAAGGGGTTATTTATGCGAACCCGAAATCTGATATAACCGCTAAAGTAGCCGCTGAATTAGATAAGCTCGACAAGTAA
- a CDS encoding outer membrane protein insertion porin family: MLTFYIPMKRILLFLSLTFSTASALSQEFEVADIRLEGLQRVSASPVFAAMPVQVGDSIDSENVRQIIRDLFATGFFTNVQVAREGNVLIVILQERPSIKKIEIEGNKAIKTEQLTDVMDENKLKEGEILQQDLLQAITRELERQYVGRARYGASVEAKVEDLPNNMVSLTIEVDEGKPAKIKHLNIVGNTVFSDKELRRQFDLTTSKWNSFFTSSDQYAREKLTGDIEKLESFYLDRGYLDFEVLSSQVSISPDKTQVFITLNINEGEIYTVKSIDIAGDPIIPEERMRRLVLLREGRTFSQRDMTDTSEYLTTMMGNSGYTNAKVEGIPEKNPDDKTVDVTFFVDPGQRVYVRRVNFSGNTKTSDEVVRREMRQLESASASNAKIEQSKVRLERLGYFKTVEVETKDVPGTDDLIDVEYNLEEQPSGTIQASVGYAQTTKLNLSVSVQQNNWLGTGKQVSFGVNKNTYQTMYSYSYTDPYFTPDGVSRGFSAFYRTRDYEKINVSRYSTDAYGGDVTFGYPISEISRLGFGFGIIHQDIRTGASAPQEIISSPKIYYGTNYVSQSDWETGIAGSNGIPTSNGNYQEFQFPVYQLTEDMLIGSYPGFIDLYGDTFTSGTLKLNWSRMTLNRGILATRGSMQRLSAESTFPGSEMEYYKLTYTGSIYFPLGNDFTLRFKTRLGYGDGFGSMDELPFFENYYAGGFGSVRGFQRSTLGPRGTPSISYDVARARHTGWEDLNRDGLPYSSGIYPQVPELGGGAYVRCDDPTSPTIRQAFGGARVICEPGKIMAVETGYPTSIGGNILTEFSTELILPIPFIEDTSQMQLVAFVDAGNAFSGYCRDDPYDRLNCHEPDINRLSSAYGLGFTWISGFGPMTFSYALPLHRNERDEVEYFQFSFGTGF; the protein is encoded by the coding sequence TTGTTGACATTTTATATCCCTATGAAGCGTATTTTGCTGTTTTTATCGCTGACCTTTTCTACAGCGTCTGCACTTTCCCAAGAGTTTGAGGTTGCCGATATTCGCCTGGAAGGCCTGCAACGGGTTTCTGCAAGCCCGGTGTTTGCGGCTATGCCTGTTCAAGTCGGCGATTCCATTGATTCGGAAAATGTTCGGCAAATCATTCGTGATCTTTTTGCCACTGGTTTTTTCACCAATGTTCAGGTTGCCCGGGAAGGCAATGTGTTAATCGTGATTCTGCAGGAACGCCCCTCGATCAAAAAAATCGAAATCGAGGGTAACAAAGCGATTAAAACCGAACAACTCACCGACGTGATGGACGAAAACAAGCTCAAGGAAGGTGAGATTCTGCAGCAAGACCTGCTGCAGGCAATCACCCGTGAGTTGGAACGCCAGTATGTTGGACGCGCCAGGTACGGTGCTTCTGTCGAGGCCAAAGTTGAAGACTTACCTAACAATATGGTGAGCCTGACTATTGAGGTTGACGAAGGCAAGCCCGCAAAAATCAAACATTTAAATATTGTCGGCAACACAGTTTTTAGCGACAAAGAGCTGCGCCGCCAGTTTGACTTAACCACCTCGAAATGGAACTCATTTTTCACGAGCTCCGACCAGTACGCTCGCGAAAAATTGACCGGTGACATCGAAAAACTGGAATCTTTTTACCTTGATCGTGGTTACCTGGATTTCGAAGTACTTTCCAGTCAGGTGTCTATCAGCCCAGACAAAACACAGGTATTTATCACCCTTAATATTAATGAAGGTGAGATTTATACCGTGAAATCCATCGATATCGCTGGTGACCCGATTATTCCCGAGGAGCGTATGCGTCGCCTGGTTTTACTTCGTGAGGGTCGTACCTTCTCGCAGCGGGACATGACAGATACCTCGGAATATCTCACTACCATGATGGGTAATTCCGGCTATACCAATGCCAAAGTAGAAGGCATTCCCGAGAAAAACCCGGACGATAAAACCGTAGATGTAACCTTTTTTGTTGACCCGGGTCAGCGCGTGTATGTTCGTCGAGTGAACTTCAGCGGCAATACAAAGACCAGTGATGAAGTGGTACGTCGAGAGATGCGTCAGCTCGAGAGCGCATCGGCATCTAACGCAAAAATAGAGCAGTCCAAGGTGCGTCTTGAGCGTTTGGGTTACTTCAAAACTGTCGAAGTGGAAACCAAAGATGTGCCGGGAACTGACGACCTGATCGACGTGGAATACAATCTCGAAGAGCAGCCCTCGGGCACGATTCAGGCGAGCGTTGGTTATGCACAGACCACTAAATTGAATCTCAGTGTATCTGTGCAGCAAAACAATTGGCTGGGCACCGGCAAACAAGTGAGTTTTGGGGTGAATAAAAACACCTACCAAACCATGTACAGCTATAGCTACACCGATCCTTATTTTACCCCCGATGGCGTCAGCCGCGGATTTAGCGCGTTTTACCGTACCCGGGATTACGAAAAAATTAATGTGTCCCGCTACTCAACCGATGCTTACGGTGGCGATGTAACTTTTGGATATCCAATTTCAGAAATTTCGCGCCTGGGTTTCGGTTTCGGGATTATTCATCAGGACATAAGAACCGGCGCTTCTGCACCGCAGGAAATTATCAGCAGTCCCAAAATTTACTATGGCACTAATTATGTTTCCCAGTCTGACTGGGAAACGGGAATCGCCGGTAGTAACGGTATCCCGACCTCAAATGGTAACTACCAGGAATTCCAGTTTCCTGTGTACCAGCTCACTGAGGATATGCTGATAGGCTCTTATCCTGGCTTTATTGACTTATATGGCGATACCTTCACCAGTGGTACCCTGAAGCTCAATTGGAGCCGGATGACTTTGAATCGGGGAATTCTTGCGACGCGCGGCAGCATGCAGCGCCTTTCAGCAGAGTCGACCTTTCCTGGCAGTGAAATGGAGTATTACAAACTCACGTACACAGGGTCGATATACTTCCCGTTGGGCAATGACTTCACGCTGCGGTTTAAAACCCGACTTGGTTACGGTGATGGCTTTGGCAGCATGGATGAACTGCCCTTCTTCGAAAACTACTATGCTGGTGGATTTGGGTCGGTTAGAGGCTTCCAACGCTCTACCCTGGGTCCGCGGGGAACACCCTCAATTTCCTACGATGTCGCACGCGCCAGACATACAGGTTGGGAAGACCTCAACCGAGATGGTTTACCTTACTCTTCTGGAATATACCCGCAGGTGCCGGAATTGGGTGGCGGCGCTTATGTGCGATGTGATGACCCAACGTCACCAACTATACGGCAGGCCTTCGGTGGCGCACGGGTAATTTGTGAACCTGGCAAAATTATGGCTGTTGAAACAGGTTATCCGACATCAATTGGGGGTAACATACTCACGGAATTTTCCACAGAGCTAATTTTGCCCATTCCATTTATAGAAGATACCAGTCAAATGCAGTTGGTAGCATTTGTGGACGCCGGTAACGCATTTTCGGGCTACTGTCGCGATGATCCCTATGATCGTTTGAACTGTCACGAGCCTGATATAAATCGCCTGAGTTCTGCTTATGGGTTGGGGTTTACGTGGATTTCAGGTTTTGGGCCAATGACTTTCAGTTATGCGCTACCGCTGCATAGAAATGAGAGAGACGAAGTTGAGTACTTCCAGTTCTCCTTCGGTACAGGCTTTTAA
- a CDS encoding acyl-[acyl-carrier-protein]--UDP-N-acetylglucosamine O-acyltransferase, producing MSEPLISEHALIHPTAKLGEGVKVGPFTTIGPDVVIADGTEINSHVVVKGPTWIGKNNKIFQYSTIGEDTPDLKYKGEPTRLVIGDNNTIREGVTIHRGTIQDRNETTIGDNNLIMAYVHIGHDSVVGNNCIFVNNASLAGHVWVGDWAILSGYVLVHQFCHIGEHSFAGMAAGVAKDIPAYVMVTGAPASARSINLEGLKRRGFSKEDMATLTRAFKTIYRRGLTLEEALAELESQAPDAPCLTPLIESLKSSTRGIVR from the coding sequence ATGAGTGAACCCTTAATATCCGAGCATGCTCTCATACATCCCACCGCGAAGTTAGGGGAGGGGGTTAAAGTTGGGCCATTTACGACGATCGGGCCTGATGTTGTTATTGCCGACGGAACAGAAATTAATTCCCACGTTGTTGTCAAAGGGCCTACATGGATTGGTAAAAATAATAAAATATTTCAGTACTCTACCATCGGCGAAGATACCCCAGACCTGAAATACAAAGGTGAACCGACTCGCCTGGTGATTGGTGACAACAATACCATTCGAGAAGGCGTCACCATCCATCGTGGCACGATTCAGGACCGCAACGAAACGACCATCGGTGACAACAACCTGATTATGGCTTATGTGCATATTGGTCACGACAGCGTAGTCGGTAACAACTGCATTTTCGTGAACAATGCCAGCCTTGCCGGGCACGTTTGGGTGGGCGACTGGGCAATTTTAAGCGGTTACGTGTTGGTTCATCAGTTTTGCCATATTGGCGAGCACAGTTTTGCCGGGATGGCGGCAGGCGTTGCCAAAGATATTCCCGCGTATGTCATGGTAACTGGTGCGCCCGCTTCAGCGCGCAGTATCAACCTAGAGGGCTTAAAGCGTCGCGGTTTTAGTAAAGAAGATATGGCCACGCTTACACGTGCGTTTAAAACAATATATCGCCGCGGTCTGACACTCGAAGAAGCACTTGCTGAGCTGGAATCGCAAGCTCCTGACGCACCCTGCTTGACACCTCTGATTGAGTCGCTAAAAAGCTCCACACGGGGCATCGTGCGCTGA